The Pseudonocardia broussonetiae DNA segment GGCTCGTCGTAGAGGACGCGCTGGTCGACCGCGGGATCGGTGACGGGAGGGATGGCCGCCGTCGCGACGACCACGACGATGTCGGTGTCGCCCGCGGCGAGCAGGTCGAACGCGCGGGCGGGCTCGGCCTCGCGCAGGTGCAGCCGCAGGGTGGGGTGCGAGCGGCGGAGCAGGGCGAGGGTCGGGGGCACGACCGCGGCGGCCGCGGTGGAGAAGGCGCAGAACCGCAGCGTCCCGGTGACGCCCCCCGGCCGGTGCGCGCCCAGCTCGGCGCGGGCCCGCTCCCACTGCGCCGTCAGGACCTCCCCGTGCGCCAGGACGATCCGGGCGGCCGGGGTCAGCCGGACGCGGCGCCCGTCGGGTTCGAGCAGCACGACCCCGAGCTCCCGCGCGAGCTGCTGCACCTGGTGCGACGCCGCGGACGGCGTCATCCGGCAGACCTGCGCCGCCGCGGTGACCGTCCCGTGGCGCGCGATCGCCTGCAGCACCCGGAGGCGTCGGTCGATCATCCGAGGAACGTACACGGTTCCGGCCTGGATCCTTCGATGGACGCGGACCGTCGCGGCTGCCGACACTGGCGCCCATGACCTACCGCACCGTCGTCGTCGGCCTCGGCGGCCTGGGGTCGGCGGCGCTGCACCGGCTCGCCACCGAACAGGGGTCCGGCGTCCTGGGCATCGAGCAGTTCGAGCTCGGCCACCACCGCGGCGCCTCCCAGGACCACTCGCGGATCATCCGGCTCGCCCAGCACCAGGAGCAGTACGCGGCGCTGGCCGCGCCGGCCTACGCGGCGTGGGCGGAGGTCGAGGAGGAGTCCGGCCAGCGGCTGCTGACCCGCACCGGCGGGCTGGTCGTCGAGGACCGGGCGGCCCGGCGCGGCACCGCGACCGGCACCCGCAACATCGAGGGCTACACCGCGCTGTTCGACCGCTTCGGCGTCGGCTACGAGCTCCTGGACGCCGACGAGCTCGTCGCCCGCTGGCCCCAGTTCCGCGTCGACGGCGGCGAGCAGGCCCTCTACCAGCAGGACTCCGGCATCG contains these protein-coding regions:
- a CDS encoding LysR family transcriptional regulator yields the protein MIDRRLRVLQAIARHGTVTAAAQVCRMTPSAASHQVQQLARELGVVLLEPDGRRVRLTPAARIVLAHGEVLTAQWERARAELGAHRPGGVTGTLRFCAFSTAAAAVVPPTLALLRRSHPTLRLHLREAEPARAFDLLAAGDTDIVVVVATAAIPPVTDPAVDQRVLYDEPLDVLVGPDHPLVGRTDVALADLAADPWICGSPGTAYHQLVTLACSGAGFAPDVAHHADEWDTGAALVAHGFGVALVPRLADLPARHDTRRLRIAAPPVRRAVAAVRAGAQDQPVLGAGLEALRSVADALAPRLGTV